The segment TTCAAACCATTGGCACGGCAACCATTGTCGATGAAATTGACATGCATACGGTAACAGGCATCTCTGGTAGCGGCCCTGCATATATTTATTATTTAGTTGAAGCAATGGAAAAAGCAGCTGTTGAAGCGGGACTGGATCCAGACGTCGCTCGCACGCTTGTGATCCAAACTGTCGTTGGCGCGGGTGAAATGCTCCAACATTCCGGTGAGTCGGCTTCCACCTTACGAGACAAAATAACCAGCCCGGCAGGAACAACAGCCGCTGGCATCGAAGCTTTAGATCAGTACAATTTTGAAGAAACCATTAAACAATGCGTAAGAAGTGCAAGAGCTCGCTCGATTGAGTTGGGAGGAGAATGAAAAAGGAAAGGTTTCTATATGTCGTCATGTGTTCGTTGTTCTAAGCAGTAGGTTTATAAGGCTACATTGAAGCGGTCCTTTTGTGTGAGGGTGATTTATCCCTACTGTGAGGAAGTTAATTTTCAATCTAGTAAGGGGATAAAGAAAAGCATATTTTTAGTGTTTTACTATCACCATTATTTATTATTTTGGGGATGTTTCCGAAGGCATTTACCAAAGGGGATAAAAATGATTGGAACAATTATAATGATTTGTTTATTTATCGTATTGGGAATTATATTTTCTATTGGAAAAGGCTACTTCCTAATAGCAGGTTTTAACACATTGCCTAAAGAAGAAAAAGAAAAATATGATATGGTCGCTTTGTGTAAGTTTATGGGAAAAATGATGTTTGCTCTATCATTTAGTATGGTACTTTGGGTACTTAGTGAAGGACTTGAAATCAGTTGGTTGTTCATCGTTGGTCTCGTATTATTTATAAGCATAGTTGTATTTATGCTTGTTTATGTGAATACAAGAGAGAGATTTAAGAAATAGTGTATGACAGGTTTTAATGAATAAACCCAATATTTCAGAGTGATAAGCCAGTTTGTGCTATATTTGAGTTTATGCCACAAAAATAATACTCATCTAATCATTCTTCCCAGTCCCTCACCTCACAATCTCCCGACTTTTGCAGTTAAATAGAAACAAAAACAGCCAAGATCCATGTGACTACTGGACGCTTGGCTGGCTTCTTAATACTCGAAAACTTTTTACTGTCAAGTATATACATAGTGTTGAGTAATTAAGCCTGCCCTTGGACAGTCCCTGTATGTGCGCATCATTTTTGATGTTTATTTCGGTTGAATAAAGCCTGAAATAGAAAGTAAATGATCACACCAATAAGAAAAGAGAACAGGAGGCCTAAAAAATTTGCGCTTGAAGAAAAGTTAGTTCCTTGGATTTCTATAACATAGAGATTATAACCTAAAAAACTAGGATCTTGTTTAAAATCTGTATATCCTAATAAAAGCATTACAATAGGTGCAGATAAGATAACTAAAATAAAAAGAAACATAAAAGATAAACCATTAAAAACGCTTTTCAGGTATTTCATTGTTTAGACTCCTTTATTTTTTTAAAATTGTTGACAAAATTTTTACCGTCTGGAAGTGATGGGTGTAAAAATAAAATATTAAAAAGGGATAACAAAAATAGAACTGATACATAATTTGATTCAATTAAGCAAAACTGATATAATAATCGGAAATATCGGTCCAAACACTGCAATAATAGCATTCTTAAGGGGGTTTTTAAATTTTTTATGATTAATACTAATAGATTTTGCAGATACAGAAATTCTGAAATCGAAAATCAGTCTCTTTTCAGAAATATTGCAGAACATAACCGCGATAATATGACCCAACTCATGCAAAATTATTATAGAAATGAGTGATGAAAAATAAAGAATCATCTTAATACAGGCCTTCTTAAATAAAGGAATTCAGTAATGAAAACTAACATGACTGATATACAGATGTTTAAATAGCTGACCCAAATCGGATCTAGTATTTGCAATACAAAAAAATCATAAAGATTAACAGCAATCAAAAGTGTTAAGACCACCAAAATTTTATTTGAATCAGTAATTCTTAACGCAAATCCAATAAATAATGAAACAAGACTGACAAAAACAACGGATATCATCAAATACCAGTCAAAAGAAACCTGAGAACTGGTTATTAATGAGATTGTTGTAATAAAAAGAAAAAAACAAAGAAAATTAATTATTAACAATGCAAGGATTCGAATATATAAATATACACTTTTCTTTAGGTTCTTTGGATAAATAGCTTTTTTATAAGAGTTAAAGCTTATACCAATTTCTAAAGAGATAAGTAATATAATCTCCTTTAGACCAAAATTAATTAAATAAGAAAAAAAGAAGTCAAATCTCATAATATCGAGATAAACGTACAGGCCAATGCTTGTTATAAACAATATAATGAAAACGATAGCTTGTTCTTTAAATACGCCATTTCTTTTTATGGATAATAACTCCGTTTTTAACTCTTTTATTAAATTATTATCTTGTGCGCTAATTTTAACTTTTTTCTCTCTATATGCTATTGGAACTAACGTTTGGAAAGAGTATCTTAGATAATATAGAGAAAGACAATTAACTACATATAAATTGAAAATCAAGAATAATGATGCAATAACTGCATAAAGGTAAGGAAATTCCATTGCATTTCCTAACGTGTAGTGAATCACGAATGCAGATACAATAAATAAAGTTGAAAAAACAAATGTTGTTGATAATAAATGATCTTTATCGTTATTTCGTGACAAAGAAAATATGACTTTACTTGCAATAACCCATAAATTAAAAGATAAGTAAAAGGCTATAGATATAGACAAAAATAAGTTTATTGAAAAAAGTAGTGTATTAAAATTTCCAGTCTGCAAGTTGTGAAGTATGACAAAAGGCAGTGCTATCAGAACTAATAAGATTGTATGAGTCACATAATATATAAAGATACCTGCATGAACAATATTATGTGCTTTTGTTTCCATATTGAAAAAAAGTGTGACGTACTTTTCGTTTTTGAATTTATTTCTAATAAAAAAAGAAATTAAAAAAGCTATAAGGCCAGAAACTAAAAATAAGTTTAATACCACGGTTTCAAAATTAAAATCAAAGGAATAAAGATATTGAATTACAAAAATATTATATAAAACAGCTATTATTAAAACAGCTAACAAACAAGCAAAAAATAATGAGGGATTACTTTTTATCATTCTTTTAGAAGTTTGAGAAGCATTTTTGAGTTCAACTAATTTCATAAGACTTTTTAAATCACTCATATAAAATCGCATCCACCTGTTTATAATAATCCTCATTAATTTTCGTATAAACTTCTTCTAGACCTACGTTTCCATAAGTTTTAATCACGTTCTCGAAATTCGCCGTTAATTTAACTACCCCATTACGTAGAATTACAAGCTTGTCATATAATTCATCGCCAAAACTGAGATTGTGAGTAGAGAGCAAAATACCCATTTTTTGCTGCCTCAATAATTTAATCACCTTACGTAAAACTATAGTCATATCTGGATCTAAACCATTTGTCGGCTCATCAAAAATCACAAAGGCTGGTTTGCGAAACAGATATGATACAATTTGTGTCTTTTTTTTATTTCCATGAGAAAGGCTGCTGATTGGTACATTGATATATTGATTTAGTTCAAATATATCAATTAATTTTTGCAAAAATTTTGTGTTAGTTTCCTTATTTTTATTTGCAAGTAATTCAAACACTTCCTTTGGTGTTAAAAAAGGAAAAATATTAACCTCATCCGGAATATAAGCAACGTGCTTTTTGAAAAAATCTATATCCTCTTCTTTAGATAAATCAATTCTTCTGTGGTTTATGCTCATATTACCTTGATACTTGATTAAACCGAAAATTGATTTGATTATTGTTGTCTTCCCTGCCCCATTATGTCCCAAAAGGCATAATACTTCTCCAGGATTGATTTTTATATCAACATTGCTGATATGAAAATTTTTACCATAACTTTTCTCTTCCAGATAAAATTCCATCATAAGAGATCACCTACATCTATAAATAATTTAAATTGAAAGCGTTAAGTAAGCTTAACGCTTTCAATTATAGTTCTCTTTATCCTCCACATTTAATTCTTACAGATGCACCAAGAATGTTAAACTCACCTTCAAATACTTTTCCATCTGCAAATTGGTTACAAGCCCACATCAACCCTGCAATAGTAAGACCACCAACAAGTACACCGATGAGAACCGTAATCCAAACCGCTATTGGATTACCTTGAGTGTATTCCTTCTCTTGAAAAGAAGTTAAATCTTTAAGTTTCTCGATCATTGACTCAACTGAATTAATAATGATAGTTAAAACTGATACATAGAATAAGGTAACTCTGTATTGCCCAACCACTTTCTCACCTCCCCTTTTTTAGAATTTTTATGTTATTCATGATTGCAAAACCACATTAACATACGTATTTCAAAAATAAAACATTTTTTCCAATATTTTACATCTTTTTTACAATATATTGTTTTTAATAATAATCTTTAAAATCTCCTGCCAAGGGAAAAGACCAGGACTTTAAGGTATTCGAAAGAAAACCAAAGGACTTTTGAAGCATCTTTTTTAGGAAACCAATTATTTATAGAGGATAATGCCGCTTAAGACGTTAAAATGAAAGGGTGTCTAAAACCAGTTATATCAAGGAATTTAGGGGGTGAAACAGGTGGTTATTTCTGTGTTTTTGGGATGCAAAATTCAAGAATAAAGTATCTTGTTTAAGAATACTAGTTTTATTAAAATCTTTTCATTGCTAATATTTTAGTAGAGGACAAATTATTTTCATTTTGCTAAAAACAGGGCAGACTTTTGCAGTTAAAGTGATATAAAAACAGCCAAAATCCATGTCAATACTGGATTCTCAGCTGTTGATTTTTTCATAAAGTTGTAGTGTTATTAATCTTTTCCCTCGACGTCCACCTCCGTGACTGCTGGATAAAATGCCCAATCTTCTCTAAAATCGGCTCAATAGACCCTTCTTTCTTCATTAAATCATAATCCGAAATACTAATACGCAGAATGGGGCAGGCATTGAAATTATTAATCCAATTTTCATAGCGTGTATACATTTCTTCCCAGTAGGAAATAGGCGTGTTTTTCTCCATTTCGCGTCCGCGTTCGTGAATACGCTCTATGATCTCATCAAATGTCCCTTCTAAATAGATGAGTAGGTCCGGATGTGGGAAATAGGGTGTCATCACCATGGCATCAAATAGATTTTTATAGGTTTCATAATCTGTCTTTGGCATGGTGCCATTATCGTAATGCATTTTCGCAAATATGCCTGTGTCTTCGTAAATGGAACGATCCTGAATGAACCCGCCGCCATATTCGAAGATTTTCTTTTGTTCTTTGAATCGCTCTGCTAAAAAATAAATTTGCAAATGAAAGCTCCATCGTTCAAAATCTGTATAAAATTTTTCCAAATAAGGGTTTGCATCCACCTTTTCCAGAGATGTTTTAAATTGCAATGCATTGGCCAATGCTTCTGTCATAGTAGACTTTCCGACACCAACTGTACCGGCTACTGTGATGATGCTGTCGTTTGGGATTTGGTACTTTTCTCTTAAGTTCATTGTTCTTGTTCTCCTCTATAAATCATTTGCTTGAATTGCATGACGCTTGAGCTGCGTCTGAACCTCTTCGATCACACAGTTTAAATCGTCTTGACGATGCACAAAATCGGTCTCATCTCCGTTAATCCGTATGACCGGAATGTCCGGATGCATGACTTCAAATTCATTCATGTAATCTTCATAGTCTCGCGCGAGCTGGGCCAAATAGGACGGCTTCATGTTTTGCTCCACATCTCTGCCTCGCTGACGGACGCGTTCAACTAGCGTGTCGATGCTCCCGTGAATGTATATCATCATATTTGGGACAGGCATGTCACTAGTCAAAATATGATAAATCTGCTCGTATTTCTCGAATTTATCTGCTTGTAATGTACGTTTCGCAAAAATCATGTTTTTCAATATATGATAATCAGCAATAACTGCTTTATGTTGGTTTAGGAATTCTGTTTCAATCTCCTCTAATTGCTTGAAACGATTGCATAAAAAAAACATTTCCGTTTGAAAACTCCATGCTTCGATATCATCATAAAATTTGCCGAGAAATGGATTTTCCTCGACGATTTCTTTTAATAAATGAAAATCAAAATGGACAGAAAGTTTTTTTGCAAGGGATGTCTTTCCAATACCAATGGGCCCCTCTATTGCAATAAATGGAACTTCTGCCATACATACTCCTCCAATCAATAGTCAATCTGCCACAGATGTATTTCATTTTATCATAGAATAAGGAGATCTTCTATTAGAGAAAAACTTCCACTTTTCAACAAAGCTTCATTTATGTATAATAGGCTTACTACATCTAAAAATGTGGCTCCGTAGCTCAGGGGATAGAGCGTTGGTTTCCTAAACCATGCGTCGCAGGTTCGAATCCTGCCGGGGCCATTCACTCAAATTCAGTTGCATGGCTACTTTCAGACAAGATATTATTCAATTCACTGCTCCACTACAAATTACAACAAGAGAGGAAATAATATATGAGTCTTACAAAAAAAATTCTTATCGCCCTTATTTTAGGGGTCATTGTTGGTATAGGTTTTACCTTTGCACCATCAGAGGTATTTTCGCCTGTTGATACGTATGTATTAACACCGGTTGGACAAATATTTTTAAACCTCATTATGATGATAGTTGTGCCAATCGTGTTTGTATCTATCGTTTTAGGTACAGCCGGTTTAGGTGATCCAACAAAGCTTGGAAAAATCGGGTTTCAGACGATTAGTTTTTATTTAGTTACGACAGCGATTGCATTAGTGATTGGGCTTGGTGTTGCTTATGTGCTTGAGCCCGGTACTGCGGGGACATTTGACACAGAAAACGCGGAATTTGAAGCAGAATCCACCCCACCGGTCATGGAGACGCTGATTAATATTATTCCGGATAACCCATTTGGAGCACTTGCTTCCGGGGATATGCTGCAGATCATTGCGTTTGCACTATTCATTGGGATTGCAATTGCTTTTCTAGGCGAGAAAACGGCTGGCATTCATCGGTTGTTCGAACAGGCAAATGAAATTTTAATTTGGCTGGTTAATATTATTATGAAAACAGCACCATACGGGGCGTTTGCACTGATTGCATCAGCGATTGGCGATGCAGGTCTAGATGCAATTGGATCCATGGCAATGTATATGGTGGCCGTAATTTTAGGATTAATTATTCATGCGACTGTTACGTACAGCTTAGCAATTTGGGTGCTTGGAAAAGCAAACCCGCTCACATTTTATAAAGGATTTTTCCCTGCCATGTCAGTAGGATTTAGTACTTCTAGCTCCAGTGCTACGTTGCCTATTTCTATGCGAGCTGCTCAGGAGAATCTTGGTGTGAAAAAATCAATTAGCAGCTTTGTTCAGCCATTAGGCGCAACGATTAATATGGATGGAACCGCTATTATGCAGGCTGTTGCAACTGTGTTTATTTCCCAAGTCTATGCTATTCCATTAGAGTTCACAGATATTCTTATGGTTGTATTAACTGCAACGCTCGCAAGTATTGGAACAGCAGGAGTTCCGAGTGTAGGCTTAATCATGCTCGCAATGGTTCTGCAGCAGATTGGATTACCAGTAGAGGGGATTGCATTGATTGTCGGTGTTGACCGCATACTGGATATGCTCCGTACATCCTTAAATATTACAGGGGATGCAACAGCCGCATATGTCATTTCGGAAAGTGACAAGCGGAAGGAAGCTAAACAAAAATAATTTTATTTAAGACCGCCCTAATCACTAGTGGCGGTCTTTGTAATAGGTTAATGTAAAAAATAAACCCACTATTTAAACCGAATCACTTTAAAAATGTCACAAAATGTTCTAAAATAGAAAGCAGTTAGCTTAATGTTTAAACAATTTAATTTACTCCGAATTGTAATCGATTGCAAAACTTAAAATTGAGGTGATTAGATGGATGTTCAAAAGATACCGGCAAGAGAAGGAAATCATAATCTACAAAACTACGAAAAAATGCGTGAAACATTTAAGTGGGATGATGTAAAAAAGAATTTCAGCTGGAATGAAACCGGAAAAGTGAATATGGCTTATGAAGCTGTAGATCGTCATGCCGACGATCCAAATAAAAAGGACCAGGTTGCTTTATTATATTCATCTCCAGATCGGGAAGAGGAAGTAACCTTTGAGCAACTTAGGCAAGAAAGTAATAAATTTGCTAATGTGCTAAAGGAACAAAATGTGAAAAAGGGTGATCGTATCTTTTTATTCATGCCGAGGAGTCCGGAATTCTATGCGGCTTTCTTTGGTATATTAAAGGTAGGAGCGATTGCCGGTCCACTGTTTGAAGCATTTATGGAGCAAGCAGTACGGGATCGCCTGCAGGATAGTGCAGCAAGCGTACTTATTACAACACCTGACCTATTAGGTAGAGTGCCACAAGGGGACTTACCTGATCTTGAAAAAATTGTCCTCGTCGGGGATCACAATGAAACCTCTGATAGGTATATCGATTATAAGAAAGAGATGGACGTGGCATCATCGGAGTTTTCGATCGAATGGGTTGATCTGGAGGATGGTATGATTATTCATTATACATCCGGTTCCACAGGCAAACCTAAGGGCGTGTATCATGTGCATAATGCGATGATTCAGCATTATGCTACTGCTGAGTGGGTGCTGGATCTCAAAGAAGACGATATCTATTGGTGTACCGCAGATCCTGGCTGGGTTACCGGATCAAGCTATGGCATATTTGCTCCATGGCTAAAAGGGGTTACGAATGTTGTTCGCGGGGGACGTTTTACCCCGGATGACTGGTACGAAACCCTGGATAAATTTAATGTAACCGTATGGTATACCGCACCGACAGCATTAAGGAAGCTTTTAAGCGCCGGCGAAGAGGCTGTGAAAAGACATGACCTGTCACACTTAAGACATATATTGAGTGTAGGTGAACCGCTGAATCCGGAAGTTGTGACATGGGGATTAAAAGCATTTGGTTTGCGTATCCATGATACATGGTGGATGACTGAAACAGGTGCACAGCTGATTGTAAATCTCCCGTCAGAGGAAATTCGCCCAGGATCAATGGGTAAACCAATTCCAGGAATAGAAGCATCTATTGTTGATAATGAAGGTAATGAAATTCCACCAAATCAAATGGGGAATTTAGCGATCAAAGAAGGTTGGCCAGCGATGATGCGTACCGTGTGGAAGCGCCCTGAGAAATTTGAAAGCTATTTTATAAATGGATGGTATGTATCCGGGGATAGTGCCTATAAGGATGAAGATGGCTATTTCTGGTTCCAGGGCCGCTTGGATGATGTGATTAATACTTCGGGTGAGCGCGTTGGCCCATTTGAAGTGGAAAGTAAGTTGCTTGAACACCCAGCTGTTGCAGAGGCTGGTGTAATTGGGAAACCGGATCCCGAGCGCGGGGAAATCGTTAAAGCATTCGTTACACTGAATGATGGCTATGAGAAATCGGATGAGCTGCTTGAAGAAATCCGGCAATTTGTTAAAACCGGATTAAGCGCACATGCAGCACCACGTGAAACAGAAATCACAGACAGCATTCCTAAAACGCGCAGTGGTAAAATTATGCGTCGCCTCCTGAAATCATGGGAGTTAGGCTTGCCGACAGGAGATACGTCGACATTGGAAAAATAAAGGTATAGCGTTGGCATTCGTCTTATTGGCGAAGGCCAACGTTTTTCTTTATGCTAGAGATAGCTTCGATTTTGAAAGGAAAAAACATGTATGACATATAAGACAGATGATCCAGTTCATATATATCCAGGAACTACAATCCTTATGCAGCCTGGCGATGTTATCTACTCGCATAAATTAGCTTTGTCCTCCTTTATCGTTGGACATGAAGGTATCGTTGGAGAGGATTTTAAGATTTACCATGTAAATGGGAGAGGCAGCTATGGGCATTCAGATAGTATGCCAATATATCTAAGTAGACATAGAAAGGGAGAAAAGCTGACGGTATTACGATATAAAGAAGCTTTCATGGCCAGAAAAGCAGCCAAATGGGCGAAACGGAATATAGAACAGGTTAGGAGGTATACGTATACGAGAAGTTTGGCAGACATCGAAAGAAATTATTGCTCTAAATTCATTTGGCAGGCTTATTATTTCGGGAGTGAGGATAATATTGACCTCACTGGCCGGGGAATTGGAGCTGCTTCAACGAGCTATATAACCCCAAAACAGATTTACCGTAATTTAGTGAGGGTAGGGAGCTTTTTTTATGAGGTGTAGCAGCGAAAGCCGAATCGAGCGCCGAGAAAGCCGAAGGAACGACCGTGAAAGCCGAATCGAAGGCCACGAGTGCCGAATGGCAGCACCGCGACCGCCTCAAAAACCTCCCCTCACGCTAAGCCGCAGTTATATCCTCCGCCGGCTCAAATACCTCATAATGAAGATCAGCATCTGCTACATGATATTTTTGCAGAATTTGATAAGCTGTACGCATGAATCCTTTTGGCCCACAGAAATAAAACGCAGCGTCATTTGTTGGAAGAATTTCTGCTAGCCATTCATAATCAATATGGCCTTCTTTATCACAGTGATCTTCTGCAGAAGGATTGCCATATACCGTATAGCTTGTAACTTGCTCGTGACCTTGAGTAATGTCACGTACACGATCCTTCATCGCATGGAAACTGCCGGATTTTGCCGCATGGATAAATACTACCTCACGATTAGGTTGTTCTTTAATTACTGTTTCAAGCATACTCATCATCGGTGTTAGCCCCACACCACCACTCATTAAAACGAGTGGTCGTCTATCTTCTTGATCAAGCATGAAATCGCCGGACGGTGCACTAATAGGTAAAATGCTTCCCTCATTAATTTCTCTATGCAGGAAATTGGATACAACCCCCGCCGGGCTATTCCCCCCGGCATCTTCCCTTTTCACACTGATTCGATACATGCCTTCTCCTGGCGCACATGATAGGCTATATTGACGCAGGTGCGTATAAGGTTCTCCCTCAATCTCCGCTTTTACTGTAATATATTGTCCCGGTTGATAAGCAGGAATGGCCCTTCCATCTGCGGCTTCTAAATAAAATGACGTAATAACATCACTCTCTGGTACCTTCTTCACCACTTTAAAATTACGGAAATCTACCCAGCCCCCAGGTTTGTTTTGCGTTTCTTCATACATCTCTTTTTCAACGCTGATAAACACTTCTGCTATCGCACCATACGCTTTTCCCCAAGCATTAATAATGTCATCTGTAGCTGCATCTCCCAGCACATCTTTGATTCCCAATAATAGATATTTCCCGACAATTTGATATTGCTCCGGCTTGATATTTAGACTCCTATGCTTCTGGGCAATCTGGTTGACTACTGGTAAAATGTCCTCCAAATTGTCGATGTGTATTGCTGCAGCACACACCGTTTTGGAAAGCGCTTTCGGTTGTTCTCCATTTACTTGATTCGTTTGGTTGAAAATATTCTTTAATTCAGGATGAGCTGCAAGCATCAGTTCATAAAATCGATTCGCTATTGCATCTCCATGTTCTTGCAAAACTGGTACAGTTGCTTTCACGATGTCTTTCGTTTCTTTGTCTAACCCTACAGTCGTTTCCGTTGTCATAACAATGCACTCCTTTAAAAAAGTTAAACATGTATTTCGTGTACATCTTTATTATATAAGAAATATTGCAACTGTATCAATAGTGTAAACGGCTTTTGTGTTACAATATTGTGAAGACTGTAGAGAAGGTTGTGTAAAAAGTCACAAAATGATACGTTTTGAACACAGATTATAAGGAGAATAAACATGCAATTAAAAAAATATACCGATTACGCGTTACGCGTTTTAATTTTTACAGGGATGAAGAGAGACGGGGAGCTTGCGAGTATCAAAGAGATTTCCGAAGTTTACAACATATCCCAGCATCATCTAGGGAAAATTGTTTTTGAGTTAAACAAAATGGAGCTTTTGGAAACGATTAGAGGACGAGGGGGCGGCATTCGGCTCGCGAAACCGGCAAGTGAGATTAATGTTGGCTTAGTCGTTCGACGGCTGGAAAATGACTTTAATTTACTGGAATGTTTTGATAAAGGAACCGACCATTGTGTGATCTCTCCGGGATGTACACTGAAACATGCGCTGAACAAAGCATTATTTGCATTTTTCCAAGTGCTCGATCAGTATACAATTAAAGACTTAGTAGCCAATGAGGATGAATTACGGGAATTAATGGGAATCAAATAGCATGTTTAAATTCTCCGCAAGCGGGTATATATATTTATGTAATTCCCATAAAGGAGTGTATTAGACATGGCTAAAAAAATAGCAACAGTTATTACAGACATGTTCGAAGATGTAGAGTATACTGATCCGGTAAAAGCATTTAAGGATGCCGGACATGAGATTGTAACGATTGAAAAAGAAAAAGGAAAACAAGTAACAGGAAAGCAAAATGATGAAACAATTACCATCGATCAGGGAATCGATGACGTGAAACCAGACGATTTTGATGCATTATTTATCCCTGGTGGATTTTCACCGGATCAATTGCGTGCAGATGATCGATTCGTAAAATTTGCGAAAAAATTCATGGATGATAAAAAACCAGTTCTTGCCATTTGCCACGGTCCACAGCTGCTAATTACGGCTAAATCATTAGAAGGTCGTAAAGCAACCGGGTTTAAATCTATCCAAGTGGATATGGAATACGCCGGTGCAAATTTGGTAGATCAAGAAGTCGCCGTTTGTCAGAATCAGCTGGTAACAAGTCGTCAACCAGATGATATTCCGGCATTTAATCGCGAATCACTGAATGTATTAAAATAAATGACAAGAGAGCCTCTAACCATACACCATGGCTAGAGGCTCTCTTTATATTATTCCGATTTTGTAATCGTAAAGTTATCCTGAAGCAACAGCCAGTTCTGCGGAAAAGCCAGCCCCAGCTTCCAATAAGCTATCCCGAGCAAGCCTAACTCCTTAATCAAATCAAATTTGGCCTGAATGGACCTTGCGTCTTCAAACCACACCTCATGCAAATTTCCCTGCGCATCACGATACATATAAAATGGCGCTTGTGAGGTATCATCAAATTCAATCGCTGCATTTTGTTCCCTTGCTCGTGTAATCGCTTGTTGCGGGCTAATCGCTTCTGCCGGGTCTCCACCTTCTACAAATGGCAATGTCCAATCATAGCCGTATAAATTTTGCCCCAATAAAATTTTCTCAGCAGGCATTTCTGTTAATGCATACTCAACGACTTGTCGTACCTGATCCAGCGGTGAAACAGCCATTGGTGGCCCGTAACTATACCCCCATTCATACGTCATCAGTACAACAAAATCAGCAATTTCCCCATGTGCTGCGTAATCATGGGCCTCATACCATGCCCCCTCCTGCTCGGCACTGGTTTTCGGTGCCAGGGCAGTTGACATCAACAAGCCAGCTTCAGAGATACGTTGCTTTGCCCTTCGCAGGAAATTATTATAAGCCTCCCCGTCCTCTGGTGGCAGGAATTCAAAGTCAAAATGTATATCCGTAAAACCTTCTGTAGTAGCTATATTGATAACACTGTCGAGCAATGTATTTTGAACGGCTTGGACTGTGAGGATAATATGTCCTAACTCTGCACTGAATGCTCCTTCTTCCAAATTGGTTACAACAAGCATGAGTGACGTATTATTTTCGTCTGCAATTTGTTGCAGGTTGCCCATTGGAGGTGACGCGAGTGTTCCATCACGATTCACATTGTAGCTAAAAAGGTTAAGATACGTTAAATAAGGTGCGTTTTTCATTGCGGCATTTTCCAGCGTTTCGGAAACGGTGTCACCTATAGGTTCAAAATAG is part of the Virgibacillus sp. NKC19-16 genome and harbors:
- a CDS encoding DUF3784 domain-containing protein translates to MIGTIIMICLFIVLGIIFSIGKGYFLIAGFNTLPKEEKEKYDMVALCKFMGKMMFALSFSMVLWVLSEGLEISWLFIVGLVLFISIVVFMLVYVNTRERFKK
- a CDS encoding ABC transporter ATP-binding protein, whose amino-acid sequence is MMEFYLEEKSYGKNFHISNVDIKINPGEVLCLLGHNGAGKTTIIKSIFGLIKYQGNMSINHRRIDLSKEEDIDFFKKHVAYIPDEVNIFPFLTPKEVFELLANKNKETNTKFLQKLIDIFELNQYINVPISSLSHGNKKKTQIVSYLFRKPAFVIFDEPTNGLDPDMTIVLRKVIKLLRQQKMGILLSTHNLSFGDELYDKLVILRNGVVKLTANFENVIKTYGNVGLEEVYTKINEDYYKQVDAILYE
- a CDS encoding deoxynucleoside kinase, producing MNLREKYQIPNDSIITVAGTVGVGKSTMTEALANALQFKTSLEKVDANPYLEKFYTDFERWSFHLQIYFLAERFKEQKKIFEYGGGFIQDRSIYEDTGIFAKMHYDNGTMPKTDYETYKNLFDAMVMTPYFPHPDLLIYLEGTFDEIIERIHERGREMEKNTPISYWEEMYTRYENWINNFNACPILRISISDYDLMKKEGSIEPILEKIGHFIQQSRRWTSREKINNTTTL
- a CDS encoding deoxynucleoside kinase, encoding MAEVPFIAIEGPIGIGKTSLAKKLSVHFDFHLLKEIVEENPFLGKFYDDIEAWSFQTEMFFLCNRFKQLEEIETEFLNQHKAVIADYHILKNMIFAKRTLQADKFEKYEQIYHILTSDMPVPNMMIYIHGSIDTLVERVRQRGRDVEQNMKPSYLAQLARDYEDYMNEFEVMHPDIPVIRINGDETDFVHRQDDLNCVIEEVQTQLKRHAIQANDL
- a CDS encoding dicarboxylate/amino acid:cation symporter, which translates into the protein MSLTKKILIALILGVIVGIGFTFAPSEVFSPVDTYVLTPVGQIFLNLIMMIVVPIVFVSIVLGTAGLGDPTKLGKIGFQTISFYLVTTAIALVIGLGVAYVLEPGTAGTFDTENAEFEAESTPPVMETLINIIPDNPFGALASGDMLQIIAFALFIGIAIAFLGEKTAGIHRLFEQANEILIWLVNIIMKTAPYGAFALIASAIGDAGLDAIGSMAMYMVAVILGLIIHATVTYSLAIWVLGKANPLTFYKGFFPAMSVGFSTSSSSATLPISMRAAQENLGVKKSISSFVQPLGATINMDGTAIMQAVATVFISQVYAIPLEFTDILMVVLTATLASIGTAGVPSVGLIMLAMVLQQIGLPVEGIALIVGVDRILDMLRTSLNITGDATAAYVISESDKRKEAKQK
- the acsA gene encoding acetate--CoA ligase; this encodes MDVQKIPAREGNHNLQNYEKMRETFKWDDVKKNFSWNETGKVNMAYEAVDRHADDPNKKDQVALLYSSPDREEEVTFEQLRQESNKFANVLKEQNVKKGDRIFLFMPRSPEFYAAFFGILKVGAIAGPLFEAFMEQAVRDRLQDSAASVLITTPDLLGRVPQGDLPDLEKIVLVGDHNETSDRYIDYKKEMDVASSEFSIEWVDLEDGMIIHYTSGSTGKPKGVYHVHNAMIQHYATAEWVLDLKEDDIYWCTADPGWVTGSSYGIFAPWLKGVTNVVRGGRFTPDDWYETLDKFNVTVWYTAPTALRKLLSAGEEAVKRHDLSHLRHILSVGEPLNPEVVTWGLKAFGLRIHDTWWMTETGAQLIVNLPSEEIRPGSMGKPIPGIEASIVDNEGNEIPPNQMGNLAIKEGWPAMMRTVWKRPEKFESYFINGWYVSGDSAYKDEDGYFWFQGRLDDVINTSGERVGPFEVESKLLEHPAVAEAGVIGKPDPERGEIVKAFVTLNDGYEKSDELLEEIRQFVKTGLSAHAAPRETEITDSIPKTRSGKIMRRLLKSWELGLPTGDTSTLEK